One segment of Anastrepha obliqua isolate idAnaObli1 chromosome 3, idAnaObli1_1.0, whole genome shotgun sequence DNA contains the following:
- the LOC129240785 gene encoding JNK-interacting protein 1-like isoform X3: MADSEFEEFHRPIFEPHQLQTYMSPGQKKNNAHTFYSLIPNDDLEDSPSSKSDTSDQEDAGGGELCCESTKLQRQVEDDEIGDGLKVVSLSSDGSLDTNDSFNSHRHHPLNHQDAIGGIVGTGMGAGTGNTISSDCLVGPQLLLSPNTAAATGAIQLQQRRRRKLPEIPKNKKCGGYGQTSLADEMNNGRNQLNENSNAIIGHTIIGNTNSINNGTVRNNQRSFLTLKCGYLLDEDSSPDSERLQSLGDVDSGHSTAHSPNDFKSMSPQITSPTSQSPFPQPLGGVPFSQLEMLEATHRGLHKFIPRHHDEIEVEIGDAIYVQKEADDLWCEGVNLRTGRQGIFPSAYAVDLDYNEFDPTVQQVKKERYLLGYLGSVETLAHKGTGVVCQAVRKIVGEYGNSPTGQVCILEVSDQGLRMVDRSGPNKKDKKPCIDYFYSLKNVSFCAFHPRDHRFIGFITKHPTVQRFACHVFKGSESTRPVAEAVGRAFQRFYQKFIETAYPIEDIYIE, translated from the exons ATGGCTGACAGCGAATTTGAAGAATTCCATAGGCCCATCTTTGAACCACATCAGCTTCAAACATACATGAGCCCTggccaaaagaaaaataatgcccACACGTTCTATTC CCTCATTCCCAATGACGATCTTGAGGATTCGCCATCTTCAAAAAGTGATACCTCCGATCAGGAAGATGCTGGCGGTGGAGAACTCTGCTGTGAGTCGACGAAACTACAACGTCAAGTGGAAGATGATGAAATTGGTGATGGTCTGAAAGTGGTATCACTCTCTTCGGATGGTTCGCTGGACACAAACGACTCTTTCAATTCACATCGTCATCATCCATTGAATCATCAGGACGCAATAGGTGGTATAGTTGGTACTGGTATGGGCGCCGGCACTGGTAATACAATCAGCAGCGATTGCCTTGTCGGTCCCCAATTATTGCTCTCGCCAAATACAGCTGCTGCCACTGGCGCAATTCAGCTGCAACAACGACGTAGACGAAAATTACCGGAAATACCCAAAAACAAGAAAT GTGGTGGATATGGTCAAACTTCGTTGGCTGATGAAATGAATAATGGACGCAATCAAttaaatgaaaacagcaacgcTATCATAGGCCATACAATTATCGGTAATACGAATTCCATTAATAATGGAACTGTGCGAAATAATCAACGCTCATTTTTGACACTTAAATGTGGTTATTTACTTGATGAGGACTCTAGTCCCGATTCGGAGCGTTTACAGAGTTTGGGTGATGTGGATAGCGGTCATAGCACTGCGCATTCACCGAATGACTTCAAAAGCATGTCCCCACAAATCACTTCACCCACTTCACAATCACCATTTCCTCAACCATTAGGCGGTGTGCCCTTCTCTCAATTGGAAATGCTTGAAGCTACACATCGTGGCTTACACAAATTCATACCGCGTCATCATGATGAGATCGAAGTTGAAATCGGCGATGCTATTTACGTACAAAAAGAGGCTGATGATCTTTGGTGCGAGGGTGTAAACTTGCGCACTGGTAGGCAGGGTATTTTCCCATCGGCCTATGCAGTTGATTTGGACTACAATGAGTTCGATCCCACAGTACAACAGGTGAAGAAAGAGCGCTATTTACTCGGTTATTTAGGTTCGGTAGAGACATTGGCTCACAAGGGTACAGGTGTTGTATGCCAAGCTGTACGAAAAATTGTTGGCGAATATGGAAATTCACCAACCGGACAAGTGTGCATACTGGAGGTGTCGGATCAGGGACTACGAATGGTGGATCGTTCTGGCCCGAAT AAGAAGGACAAGAAACCCTGCATCGATTACTTCTACTCGTTAAAGAATGTGTCATTCTGCGCATTTCATCCACGTGATCATCGTTTCATTGGCTTCATAACGAAACATCCAACGGTGCAACGTTTTGCATGCCATGTCTTCAAAGGCTCGGAATCTACGCGACCTGTAGCTGAAGCGGTTGG TCGTGCATTTCAACGTTTCTACCAGAAATTCATAGAAACTGCATATCCGATCGAAGATATATATATAGAGTAA
- the LOC129240785 gene encoding JNK-interacting protein 1-like isoform X2, whose translation MADSEFEEFHRPIFEPHQLQTYMSPGQKKNNAHTFYSLIPNDDLEDSPSSKSDTSDQEDAGGGELCCESTKLQRQVEDDEIGDGLKVVSLSSDGSLDTNDSFNSHRHHPLNHQDAIGGIVGTGMGAGTGNTISSDCLVGPQLLLSPNTAAATGAIQLQQRRRRKLPEIPKNKKSSILHLLGGGYGQTSLADEMNNGRNQLNENSNAIIGHTIIGNTNSINNGTVRNNQRSFLTLKCGYLLDEDSSPDSERLQSLGDVDSGHSTAHSPNDFKSMSPQITSPTSQSPFPQPLGGVPFSQLEMLEATHRGLHKFIPRHHDEIEVEIGDAIYVQKEADDLWCEGVNLRTGRQGIFPSAYAVDLDYNEFDPTVQQVKKERYLLGYLGSVETLAHKGTGVVCQAVRKIVGEYGNSPTGQVCILEVSDQGLRMVDRSGPNKDKKPCIDYFYSLKNVSFCAFHPRDHRFIGFITKHPTVQRFACHVFKGSESTRPVAEAVGRAFQRFYQKFIETAYPIEDIYIE comes from the exons ATGGCTGACAGCGAATTTGAAGAATTCCATAGGCCCATCTTTGAACCACATCAGCTTCAAACATACATGAGCCCTggccaaaagaaaaataatgcccACACGTTCTATTC CCTCATTCCCAATGACGATCTTGAGGATTCGCCATCTTCAAAAAGTGATACCTCCGATCAGGAAGATGCTGGCGGTGGAGAACTCTGCTGTGAGTCGACGAAACTACAACGTCAAGTGGAAGATGATGAAATTGGTGATGGTCTGAAAGTGGTATCACTCTCTTCGGATGGTTCGCTGGACACAAACGACTCTTTCAATTCACATCGTCATCATCCATTGAATCATCAGGACGCAATAGGTGGTATAGTTGGTACTGGTATGGGCGCCGGCACTGGTAATACAATCAGCAGCGATTGCCTTGTCGGTCCCCAATTATTGCTCTCGCCAAATACAGCTGCTGCCACTGGCGCAATTCAGCTGCAACAACGACGTAGACGAAAATTACCGGAAATACCCAAAAACAAGAAAT CTTCCATTCTGCATCTTTTAGGTGGTGGATATGGTCAAACTTCGTTGGCTGATGAAATGAATAATGGACGCAATCAAttaaatgaaaacagcaacgcTATCATAGGCCATACAATTATCGGTAATACGAATTCCATTAATAATGGAACTGTGCGAAATAATCAACGCTCATTTTTGACACTTAAATGTGGTTATTTACTTGATGAGGACTCTAGTCCCGATTCGGAGCGTTTACAGAGTTTGGGTGATGTGGATAGCGGTCATAGCACTGCGCATTCACCGAATGACTTCAAAAGCATGTCCCCACAAATCACTTCACCCACTTCACAATCACCATTTCCTCAACCATTAGGCGGTGTGCCCTTCTCTCAATTGGAAATGCTTGAAGCTACACATCGTGGCTTACACAAATTCATACCGCGTCATCATGATGAGATCGAAGTTGAAATCGGCGATGCTATTTACGTACAAAAAGAGGCTGATGATCTTTGGTGCGAGGGTGTAAACTTGCGCACTGGTAGGCAGGGTATTTTCCCATCGGCCTATGCAGTTGATTTGGACTACAATGAGTTCGATCCCACAGTACAACAGGTGAAGAAAGAGCGCTATTTACTCGGTTATTTAGGTTCGGTAGAGACATTGGCTCACAAGGGTACAGGTGTTGTATGCCAAGCTGTACGAAAAATTGTTGGCGAATATGGAAATTCACCAACCGGACAAGTGTGCATACTGGAGGTGTCGGATCAGGGACTACGAATGGTGGATCGTTCTGGCCCGAAT AAGGACAAGAAACCCTGCATCGATTACTTCTACTCGTTAAAGAATGTGTCATTCTGCGCATTTCATCCACGTGATCATCGTTTCATTGGCTTCATAACGAAACATCCAACGGTGCAACGTTTTGCATGCCATGTCTTCAAAGGCTCGGAATCTACGCGACCTGTAGCTGAAGCGGTTGG TCGTGCATTTCAACGTTTCTACCAGAAATTCATAGAAACTGCATATCCGATCGAAGATATATATATAGAGTAA
- the LOC129240785 gene encoding JNK-interacting protein 1-like isoform X1, with protein MADSEFEEFHRPIFEPHQLQTYMSPGQKKNNAHTFYSLIPNDDLEDSPSSKSDTSDQEDAGGGELCCESTKLQRQVEDDEIGDGLKVVSLSSDGSLDTNDSFNSHRHHPLNHQDAIGGIVGTGMGAGTGNTISSDCLVGPQLLLSPNTAAATGAIQLQQRRRRKLPEIPKNKKSSILHLLGGGYGQTSLADEMNNGRNQLNENSNAIIGHTIIGNTNSINNGTVRNNQRSFLTLKCGYLLDEDSSPDSERLQSLGDVDSGHSTAHSPNDFKSMSPQITSPTSQSPFPQPLGGVPFSQLEMLEATHRGLHKFIPRHHDEIEVEIGDAIYVQKEADDLWCEGVNLRTGRQGIFPSAYAVDLDYNEFDPTVQQVKKERYLLGYLGSVETLAHKGTGVVCQAVRKIVGEYGNSPTGQVCILEVSDQGLRMVDRSGPNKKDKKPCIDYFYSLKNVSFCAFHPRDHRFIGFITKHPTVQRFACHVFKGSESTRPVAEAVGRAFQRFYQKFIETAYPIEDIYIE; from the exons ATGGCTGACAGCGAATTTGAAGAATTCCATAGGCCCATCTTTGAACCACATCAGCTTCAAACATACATGAGCCCTggccaaaagaaaaataatgcccACACGTTCTATTC CCTCATTCCCAATGACGATCTTGAGGATTCGCCATCTTCAAAAAGTGATACCTCCGATCAGGAAGATGCTGGCGGTGGAGAACTCTGCTGTGAGTCGACGAAACTACAACGTCAAGTGGAAGATGATGAAATTGGTGATGGTCTGAAAGTGGTATCACTCTCTTCGGATGGTTCGCTGGACACAAACGACTCTTTCAATTCACATCGTCATCATCCATTGAATCATCAGGACGCAATAGGTGGTATAGTTGGTACTGGTATGGGCGCCGGCACTGGTAATACAATCAGCAGCGATTGCCTTGTCGGTCCCCAATTATTGCTCTCGCCAAATACAGCTGCTGCCACTGGCGCAATTCAGCTGCAACAACGACGTAGACGAAAATTACCGGAAATACCCAAAAACAAGAAAT CTTCCATTCTGCATCTTTTAGGTGGTGGATATGGTCAAACTTCGTTGGCTGATGAAATGAATAATGGACGCAATCAAttaaatgaaaacagcaacgcTATCATAGGCCATACAATTATCGGTAATACGAATTCCATTAATAATGGAACTGTGCGAAATAATCAACGCTCATTTTTGACACTTAAATGTGGTTATTTACTTGATGAGGACTCTAGTCCCGATTCGGAGCGTTTACAGAGTTTGGGTGATGTGGATAGCGGTCATAGCACTGCGCATTCACCGAATGACTTCAAAAGCATGTCCCCACAAATCACTTCACCCACTTCACAATCACCATTTCCTCAACCATTAGGCGGTGTGCCCTTCTCTCAATTGGAAATGCTTGAAGCTACACATCGTGGCTTACACAAATTCATACCGCGTCATCATGATGAGATCGAAGTTGAAATCGGCGATGCTATTTACGTACAAAAAGAGGCTGATGATCTTTGGTGCGAGGGTGTAAACTTGCGCACTGGTAGGCAGGGTATTTTCCCATCGGCCTATGCAGTTGATTTGGACTACAATGAGTTCGATCCCACAGTACAACAGGTGAAGAAAGAGCGCTATTTACTCGGTTATTTAGGTTCGGTAGAGACATTGGCTCACAAGGGTACAGGTGTTGTATGCCAAGCTGTACGAAAAATTGTTGGCGAATATGGAAATTCACCAACCGGACAAGTGTGCATACTGGAGGTGTCGGATCAGGGACTACGAATGGTGGATCGTTCTGGCCCGAAT AAGAAGGACAAGAAACCCTGCATCGATTACTTCTACTCGTTAAAGAATGTGTCATTCTGCGCATTTCATCCACGTGATCATCGTTTCATTGGCTTCATAACGAAACATCCAACGGTGCAACGTTTTGCATGCCATGTCTTCAAAGGCTCGGAATCTACGCGACCTGTAGCTGAAGCGGTTGG TCGTGCATTTCAACGTTTCTACCAGAAATTCATAGAAACTGCATATCCGATCGAAGATATATATATAGAGTAA